The Amaranthus tricolor cultivar Red isolate AtriRed21 chromosome 6, ASM2621246v1, whole genome shotgun sequence genome has a segment encoding these proteins:
- the LOC130815029 gene encoding putative receptor protein kinase ZmPK1 isoform X2, whose product MMVHWSYLTSMDQLSGKLPLLQQMFTNLSFLTQVIRGKGRAQCHMNYGNLVLKDRNGKVFWQSFDFPTNTLLPNQPFTKNKKLVSWHSSLNIASGYYSFFFDNDNALKLTYDGPEISSIYWPNLDNDLYQNGRTNYNSSRVASFDELGSFVSSDFLVFRSSDSGLRTKRRLTMDYDGNLRLYSLDSTSGFWTITWQAIAKLCNVHGLCGRNGICIYTPKPRCSCPPYFEPLDSSDWSRGCKPKFNRSGSKSRFIEVPHADYYGFDLNATQNISFKDCRKLCLGDFRCQAFKHIMKGSIKCFTKGALFNGYPAKTSMYMRIPVMRAQNSKPKPAIFNVSSLDCLGKNPKLVALPNTFYDLSKHRFKWVYVYSFVGVIGVIEVLVFFASWCFLFRKNSISASLEEGYRTILSQYRSFSYSELKNATEKFKQVLGKGGYGTVYKGVLGDTREIAVKRLENIVQGEEEFWAEVSTFGRINHMNLARMWGFCSEKKHKLLVYEYVKNGSLDKHLFSNSNSFVLKWEKRFNIALGTAKGLAYLHHECLEWVIHCDVKPENILLDEDFEPKISDFGLAKLCQRGCNGLSEMSQIRGTKGYMAPEWTTNLPLTAKIDVYSFGVVILELVRGKRLSSCLVDDDNPEDMMELKKLARFVKGKMQDGDESWIEGFVDSRLEGMFSKNQAAKMVEIGFSCVEEDRNKRPTMEHVAQLLTECKDETINVVHIL is encoded by the exons ATGATGGTGCATTGGTCTTATCTGACCTCGATGGATCAATTGTCTGGGAAACTACCACTTCTTCAACAGATGTTTACAAATCTGAGCTTCTTGACTCAGGTAATCAGAGGCAAGGGCCGAGCCCAGTGTCACATGAATTATG GTAATCTTGTACTTAAAGATCGAAATGGTAAAGTCTTTTGGCAAAGCTTTGATTTTCCTACAAATACTTTGCTCCCTAATCAACcttttaccaagaacaaaaaattAGTTTCATGGCATTCTTCACTAAACATTGCTTCAGGGTATTATAGTTTCTTTTTTGATAACGACAATGCTTTAAAACTAACCTATGATGGTCCCGAAATTTCGAGTATATATTGGCCAAATCTTGACAATGATCTCTATCAGAATGGAAGAACAAACTATAATAGTAGTAGGGTTGCAAGTTTTGATGAATTAGGCTCGTTTGTTTCGAgtgattttttagtttttagaaGTTCTGATTCGGGTTTGAGGACTAAAAGAAGGTTAACAATGGATTATGATGGGAATTTGAGGCTTTATAGCTTAGATAGTACTTCAGGGTTCTGGACTATAACATGGCAGGCTATTGCTAAACTATGCAATGTACATGGTCTTTGTGGTAGGAATGGGATTTGTATATATACACCTAAGCCAAGATGTTCTTGCCCTCCTTATTTCGAGCCCTTGGATTCAAGTGATTGGAGTAGAGGATGCAAGCCTAAGTTTAATCGATCTGGCTCCAAATCTAGATTCATCGAGGTACCTCATGCAGACTATTACGGATTCGATCTCAATGCTACTCAAAACATTTCGTTTAAGGATTGTAGAAAACTTTGCTTAGGGGATTTTCGTTGTCAAGCATTCAAGCATATTATGAAGGGATCAATCAAATGCTTCACAAAAGGCGCTCTTTTTAATGGATACCCGGCTAAGACTAGCATGTACATGAGGATACCAGTAATGAGAGCACAAAACTCTAAACCTAAACCAGCTATCTTTAATGTGTCGAGTTTGGATTGCCTAGGAAAGAACCCAAAACTTGTAGCATTACCCAACACGTTTTATGATCTGTCGAAGCATCGATTCAAATGGGTTTATGTATACTCGTTTGTTGGTGTGATTGGAGTTATAGAAGTACTAGTTTTCTTTGCAAGTTGGTGTTTTCTTTTTAGGAAAAATAGTATTTCAGCTTCTTTAGAGGAAGGTTATCGAACTATTTTGAGTCAATATAGGAGCTTTAGCTATAGTGAGCTAAAAAATGCAACAGAAAAATTCAAGCAAGTTCTTGGAAAAGGCGGATATGGAACCGTTTATAAGGGTGTTTTGGGTGATACTAGAGAAATCGCGGTGAAGAGATTGGAGAATATAGTTCAAGGAGAGGAAGAATTTTGGGCTGAAGTGAGCACATTTGGTAGGATTAATCACATGAACTTAGCTAGAATGTGGGGGTTTTGTTCTGAAAAGAAACACAAACTTTTGGTGTATGAGTATGTAAAAAATGGTTCTTTAGACAAACATTTGTTTTCAAATTCTAATAGTTTTGTTCTTAAATGGGAAAAGAGGTTCAATATTGCATTAGGCACAGCGAAAGGTTTAGCTTACCTTCATCATGAATGCCTAGAATGGGTTATTCATTGCGATGTAAAGCCTGAAAACATACTCTTAGATGAAGATTTTGAACCTAAAATCTCGGATTTTGGCCTAGCAAAGTTATGCCAACGAGGTTGTAATGGTTTATCCGAGATGTCACAAATCAGAGGGACGAAAGGGTATATGGCTCCTGAGTGGACAACAAATCTTCCTCTTACTGCGAAGATTGATGTCTATAGCTTTGGAGTCGTAATCTTGGAGCTTGTGAGAGGAAAACGACTTTCGAGTTGCTTAGTAGATGATGATAATCCTGAAGACATGATGGAGCTAAAAAAATTAGCGAGATTTGTGAAGGGAAAGATGCAAGATGGAGATGAGTCGTGGATTGAGGGATTCGTGGATTCGAGACTTGAAGGAATGTTTAGCAAGAATCAAGCTGCTAAAATGGTGGAGATTGGGTTTTCATGCGTTGAAGAGGATAGGAATAAGAGGCCAACAATGGAACATGTTGCCCAACTTCTCACTGAATGTAAAGATGAAACGATTAATGTTGTGCACATTCTTTAG
- the LOC130815029 gene encoding putative receptor protein kinase ZmPK1 isoform X1, with translation MKLQSFFFFLTFFFLTISSSSIPSNYLRRGSSISVEDASSNFLTSPDKTFTCGFYTFNVSTIAYFFSIWFTNSKEKTIVWTANREKPVNGRGSKLTLRGDDGALVLSDLDGSIVWETTTSSTDVYKSELLDSGNLVLKDRNGKVFWQSFDFPTNTLLPNQPFTKNKKLVSWHSSLNIASGYYSFFFDNDNALKLTYDGPEISSIYWPNLDNDLYQNGRTNYNSSRVASFDELGSFVSSDFLVFRSSDSGLRTKRRLTMDYDGNLRLYSLDSTSGFWTITWQAIAKLCNVHGLCGRNGICIYTPKPRCSCPPYFEPLDSSDWSRGCKPKFNRSGSKSRFIEVPHADYYGFDLNATQNISFKDCRKLCLGDFRCQAFKHIMKGSIKCFTKGALFNGYPAKTSMYMRIPVMRAQNSKPKPAIFNVSSLDCLGKNPKLVALPNTFYDLSKHRFKWVYVYSFVGVIGVIEVLVFFASWCFLFRKNSISASLEEGYRTILSQYRSFSYSELKNATEKFKQVLGKGGYGTVYKGVLGDTREIAVKRLENIVQGEEEFWAEVSTFGRINHMNLARMWGFCSEKKHKLLVYEYVKNGSLDKHLFSNSNSFVLKWEKRFNIALGTAKGLAYLHHECLEWVIHCDVKPENILLDEDFEPKISDFGLAKLCQRGCNGLSEMSQIRGTKGYMAPEWTTNLPLTAKIDVYSFGVVILELVRGKRLSSCLVDDDNPEDMMELKKLARFVKGKMQDGDESWIEGFVDSRLEGMFSKNQAAKMVEIGFSCVEEDRNKRPTMEHVAQLLTECKDETINVVHIL, from the exons ATGAAACTACAATCATTTTTCTTCTTCCTAACATTTTTCTTTCTTACAATATCTTCATCATCAATACCATCAAATTATCTCCGTCGAGGCTCATCCATATCTGTGGAAGATGCTTCTTCAAACTTCCTAACTTCCCCCGACAAAACTTTCACTTGTGGGTTCTATACTTTTAATGTCTCAACCATTGCCTACTTTTTCTCGATTTGGTTCACAAATTCTAAGGAAAAAACTATTGTTTGGACTGCTAATCGAGAAAAACCAGTCAATGGTCGAGGCTCCAAACTAACTCTTCGAGGAGATGATGGTGCATTGGTCTTATCTGACCTCGATGGATCAATTGTCTGGGAAACTACCACTTCTTCAACAGATGTTTACAAATCTGAGCTTCTTGACTCAG GTAATCTTGTACTTAAAGATCGAAATGGTAAAGTCTTTTGGCAAAGCTTTGATTTTCCTACAAATACTTTGCTCCCTAATCAACcttttaccaagaacaaaaaattAGTTTCATGGCATTCTTCACTAAACATTGCTTCAGGGTATTATAGTTTCTTTTTTGATAACGACAATGCTTTAAAACTAACCTATGATGGTCCCGAAATTTCGAGTATATATTGGCCAAATCTTGACAATGATCTCTATCAGAATGGAAGAACAAACTATAATAGTAGTAGGGTTGCAAGTTTTGATGAATTAGGCTCGTTTGTTTCGAgtgattttttagtttttagaaGTTCTGATTCGGGTTTGAGGACTAAAAGAAGGTTAACAATGGATTATGATGGGAATTTGAGGCTTTATAGCTTAGATAGTACTTCAGGGTTCTGGACTATAACATGGCAGGCTATTGCTAAACTATGCAATGTACATGGTCTTTGTGGTAGGAATGGGATTTGTATATATACACCTAAGCCAAGATGTTCTTGCCCTCCTTATTTCGAGCCCTTGGATTCAAGTGATTGGAGTAGAGGATGCAAGCCTAAGTTTAATCGATCTGGCTCCAAATCTAGATTCATCGAGGTACCTCATGCAGACTATTACGGATTCGATCTCAATGCTACTCAAAACATTTCGTTTAAGGATTGTAGAAAACTTTGCTTAGGGGATTTTCGTTGTCAAGCATTCAAGCATATTATGAAGGGATCAATCAAATGCTTCACAAAAGGCGCTCTTTTTAATGGATACCCGGCTAAGACTAGCATGTACATGAGGATACCAGTAATGAGAGCACAAAACTCTAAACCTAAACCAGCTATCTTTAATGTGTCGAGTTTGGATTGCCTAGGAAAGAACCCAAAACTTGTAGCATTACCCAACACGTTTTATGATCTGTCGAAGCATCGATTCAAATGGGTTTATGTATACTCGTTTGTTGGTGTGATTGGAGTTATAGAAGTACTAGTTTTCTTTGCAAGTTGGTGTTTTCTTTTTAGGAAAAATAGTATTTCAGCTTCTTTAGAGGAAGGTTATCGAACTATTTTGAGTCAATATAGGAGCTTTAGCTATAGTGAGCTAAAAAATGCAACAGAAAAATTCAAGCAAGTTCTTGGAAAAGGCGGATATGGAACCGTTTATAAGGGTGTTTTGGGTGATACTAGAGAAATCGCGGTGAAGAGATTGGAGAATATAGTTCAAGGAGAGGAAGAATTTTGGGCTGAAGTGAGCACATTTGGTAGGATTAATCACATGAACTTAGCTAGAATGTGGGGGTTTTGTTCTGAAAAGAAACACAAACTTTTGGTGTATGAGTATGTAAAAAATGGTTCTTTAGACAAACATTTGTTTTCAAATTCTAATAGTTTTGTTCTTAAATGGGAAAAGAGGTTCAATATTGCATTAGGCACAGCGAAAGGTTTAGCTTACCTTCATCATGAATGCCTAGAATGGGTTATTCATTGCGATGTAAAGCCTGAAAACATACTCTTAGATGAAGATTTTGAACCTAAAATCTCGGATTTTGGCCTAGCAAAGTTATGCCAACGAGGTTGTAATGGTTTATCCGAGATGTCACAAATCAGAGGGACGAAAGGGTATATGGCTCCTGAGTGGACAACAAATCTTCCTCTTACTGCGAAGATTGATGTCTATAGCTTTGGAGTCGTAATCTTGGAGCTTGTGAGAGGAAAACGACTTTCGAGTTGCTTAGTAGATGATGATAATCCTGAAGACATGATGGAGCTAAAAAAATTAGCGAGATTTGTGAAGGGAAAGATGCAAGATGGAGATGAGTCGTGGATTGAGGGATTCGTGGATTCGAGACTTGAAGGAATGTTTAGCAAGAATCAAGCTGCTAAAATGGTGGAGATTGGGTTTTCATGCGTTGAAGAGGATAGGAATAAGAGGCCAACAATGGAACATGTTGCCCAACTTCTCACTGAATGTAAAGATGAAACGATTAATGTTGTGCACATTCTTTAG